From Columba livia isolate bColLiv1 breed racing homer chromosome 5, bColLiv1.pat.W.v2, whole genome shotgun sequence, one genomic window encodes:
- the OIP5 gene encoding protein Mis18-beta — MKIDASVAQWKLKSVKRALVVRLGRRAPRSNAEREKMAVRRKLLELLQEPQIGGTIVLEQPATSAVAARVLPSPLSSPPSSPPAVASLPRQQGPLPQDCAVFHCRSCWAVLGDSLHLCAQEERQLGLLVCFKVTSGVAWEDSLLVGLEGPLLGCAYTSLSCQSCGSIVGLILYSASSALAYLRGLFCFFKNSINCYFLKDQMIIEASKVNFPVVTLKQQLQQLKEKLVEVHARIELVMKQLEELA, encoded by the exons ATGAAGATTGATGCGTCCGTTGCCCAATGGAAACTCAAATCTGTGAAGCGCGCTCTAGTTGTGAGGCTGGGAAGGCGGGCGCCGCGCTCGAACGCGGAGCGGGAGAAGATGGCGGTGCGGCGGAAGCTGCTGGAGCTTCTCCAGGAGCCGCAGATCGGCGGGACCATCGTTCTGGAGCAGCCGGCGACCTCTGCTGTTGCCGCGCGGGTCTTGCCGTCGCCGCTTTCATCGCCACCTTCCTCGCCGCCGGCCGTGGCCTCGCTACCGCGGCAGCAGGGGCCGCTGCCGCAGGACTGCGCCGTGTTCCACTGCCGCAGCTGCTGGGCGGTGCTGGGGGACTCGCTGCACCTGTGCGCGCAGGAGGAGCGGCAGCTCGGCCTCCTCGTCTGCTTCA AAGTCACCAGCGGTGTGGCCTGGGAGGATTCGCTCCTCGTCGGCCTCGAGGGACCGCTCCTGGGCTG TGCTTACACTTCATTATCCTGTCAGTCATGTGGCTCAATTGTGggcttaattctttattctgcCTCCAGTGCCCTGGCCTATCTCCGAGGcttattctgtttcttcaaaAACAGCATCAACTG ttatTTCTTAAAAGACCAAATGATAATAGAAGCTTCTAAGGTGAATTTTCCTGTTGTGACCTTAAAGCAACAACTGCAGCAA ctgaaagaaaagcttGTAGAAGTCCACGCTCGCATAGAATTGGTGATGAaacagctggaggagctggcatAG